From Apteryx mantelli isolate bAptMan1 chromosome 14, bAptMan1.hap1, whole genome shotgun sequence, the proteins below share one genomic window:
- the KIF20A gene encoding kinesin-like protein KIF20A, with product MAQALLSPGLFSDEEAAASPVLESTATGFGADVRKDLLSEFSAISPDLGGSQQAVAEDSNGKVKVYLRVRPLKSTELEKGEDQGCVCIENSETLLLKAPKDSFTMRSTERGVGQAAHRFTFTQIFGPDVGQKLFFDDTMKQVVKDVLNGQNWLVYTYGITNSGKTHTIQGTNKDGGILPRSLAVIFNSVGDRLYQAMDLKPSLSNEVMWLDSRQVRQEETKKQTLLRGGLWEEELLTPLKRSHSTESQLQATTSGSFDSGVAGLSSSSQFTSHSDISQTEELGPRWADLDRISLTTTGDVQFSIWVSFFEIYNELIYDLLEPALSGQNRKRQTLRLCEDQTGNPYVKDLNWINVRDADEAWKLLKLGRKNQSFASTHMNQNSSRSHSIFSVRILHLQGGGSEIVPKISELSLCDLAGSERCKDQKSGDRMKEANNINTSLHTLGRCIAALRQNQQSKLKQTVVPFRDSKLTRVFQGFFTGRGRSCMIVNINQCASTYDETLYVAKFSAIASQLVQAPPTKVGLPSIQSIIKEHSRRTSQGPEAVAKEEVEPEDDSEDEADIAMYEKEDLLRVVEAARELLVQERQEKLQLEMRLREEICNEMLEHLQQKEQWCSQHVDAQKELLEELYDDKLNNLKESLTDYYQEEIQERDEKIEELQAALQEAKEKLENLHTKQKDSEQGLRRSKRVAASCTLQQELLETKAKLEQCQMELNTATAELRKYQKLVEPPPSAKPITMDVDKKLEDGQKNVRLLRSELQKLGESLQSAERACCHSTSAGKLREALCTCDDILARQDQTLAELQNNMMLVKLDLRKKAACIAEQYHTVQKLQAPPTSTLKKRFCANRENLQPNQPPGKKPFLHNLLSRSAARPVVGRGWQLRSVAL from the exons ATGGCCCAGGCACTCCTCTCCCCAGGGCTGTTCTCTGACGAGGAGGCTGCAGCCTCCCCTGTTCTCGAATCCACAGCAACGGGGTTTGGGGCTGATGTGCGCAAGGACCTGCTGTCAGAGTTCTCTGCCATCTCTCCAGACCTTGGTGGCTCCCAGCAG GCTGTAGCTGAAGACAGTAATGGGAAAGTAAAAGTGTATCTCAGAGTTCGACCCTTGAAGTctacagagctggaaaaaggggAAGATCAG GGTTGTGTCTGCATTGAGAACTCGGAGACCCTGCTTCTAAAAGCCCCCAAGGACTCTTTCACCATGAGGAGCACAGAACGTGGAGTGGGACAAGCAGCGCATAGATTCACTTTCACCCAG ATCTTTGGGCCAGATGTGGGGCAGAAGTTGTTCTTTGATGATACAATGAAGCAGGTGGTAAAGGATGTACTGAATGGGCAGAATTGGCTGGTTTACACCTATGGCATCACCAATTCAGGGAAGACTCACACTATTCAGG GTACCAACAAAGATGGTGGGATTCTGCCTCGGTCCTTAGCAGTCATCTTCAACAGTGTGGGGGACCGACTGTATCAAGCAATGGATCTGAAACCTTCACTCTCCAATGAGGTGATGTGGCTGGACAGCAGGCAGGTTCGGCAGGAAGAGACCAAGAAACAGACCTTGCTGCGAGGGGGTCTGTGGGAG GAGGAGCTATTAACACCACTGAAGAGGAGTCACAGCACAGAATCCCAGCTTCAGGCCACCACGAGTGGCAGTTTTGACAGTGGAGTTGCTGGCCTCTCTTCATCTAGCCAATTTACCAGTCATTCAGACATCAGCCAGACAGAAG AACTGGGCCCTCGCTGGGCTGACCTGGATCGTATTTCACTCACCACCACAGGAGATGTGCAGTTCTCCATCTGGGTCTCCTTTTTTGAGATTTACAATGAGTTAATCTATGACTTGTTAGAACCAGCTCTATCAGGCCAGAACCGCAAGAGGCAGACATTGCGGCTCTGTGAAGACCAGACTGGCAACCCCTATGTGAAAG ATCTAAATTGGATCAATGTCCGTGATGCTGATGAGGCCTGGAAGCTCCTGAAGCTGGGTCGGAAAAACCAGAGTTTTGCTAGTACCCACATGAACCAGAACTCCAGTCGCAG TCACAGTATCTTCTCTGTTCGGATTCTGCACTTGCAAGGAGGTGGCAGTGAAATTGTTCCCAAAATCAGCGA GCTATCCCTGTGTGACCTTGCGGGGTCAGAGCGCTGCAAGGACCAAAAAAGTGGTGACCGAATGAAAGAGGCAAACAACATCAACACCTCCCTGCATACACTGGGCCGCTGCATTGCTGCCCTCCGCCAGAACCAGCAGTCCAA ATTGAAGCAGACTGTGGTTCCCTTCCGGGACAGCAAGCTAACCCGTGTGTTCCAGGGTTTCTTCACTGGACGTGGACGCTCTTGCATGATTGTCAACATTAACCAGTGTGCATCTACCTATGATGAGACTTTGTACGTAGCCAAGTTTTCAGCCATTGCCAGCCAG CTTGTTCAGGCACCTCCCACAAAGGTAGGACTTCCATCCATACAATCAATCATCAAAGAGCACAGCAGGCGAACCAGCCAGGGTCCAGAGGCAGTGGCAAAGGAAGAAGTGGAACCAGAAGATGACAGTGAGGATGAAGCAGATATTGCCATGTATGAGAAGGAG GACTTGTTGCGTGTAGTGGAGGCTGCACGAGAACTGCTGGTGCAAGAGCGGCAGGAGAAGCTGCAACTAGAAATGCGCCTCCGTGAAGAGATCTGCAATGAGATGCTGGAGCACCTGCAACAGAAGGAGCAGTGGTGCAG CCAACATGTGGATGCccagaaggagctgctggaggaactGTATGATGATAAACTGAATAACCTGAAGGAGTCACTGACTGACTATTACCAGGAGGAGATCCAG GAGCGTGATGAGAAGATAGAGGAGCTCCAAGCTGCTCTGcaggaggcaaaagaaaaatTGGAGAACCTGCATACTAAGCAAAAGGACTCAGAGCAAGGCCTGCGTAGATCAAAGCGAGTGGCTGCCTCATGCACTCTGCAACAGGAGCTGCTAGAAACTAAAGCCAAACTGGAGCAATGTCAAATGGAGTTGAATACAGCAACAGCAG AGTTGCGCAAGTACCAGAAATTAGTGGAGCCACCTCCCTCTGCCAAACCCATTACTATGGATGTAGACAAGAAGCTGGAGGATGGACAAAAG AATGTCAGATTGCTGCGGTCGGAATTGCAAAAACTTGGGGAGTCTCTCCAGTCTGCAGAGAGGGCATGCTGCCACAGTACAAGTGCAGGGAAACTTCGAGAAGCCCTCTGTACTTGTGATGACATTCTGGCTAGACAG GACCAAACACTGGCAGAACTGCAGAACAACATGATGCTGGTAAAACTAGACCTGAGGAAGAAAGCAGCTTGTATTGCTGAACAGTACCACACTGTGCAGAAGCTCCAGGCTCCTCCAACGTCTACCTTAAAGAAACGGTTCTGTGCCAACAGGGAAAACCTACAACCAAATCAACCTCCTGGTAAAAAGCCTTTCCTGCACAACCTTCTGTCGCGTTCAGCTGCCCGTCCTGTTGTTGGCAGAGGGTGGCAACTTCGTTCAGTTGCTCTATGA
- the BRD8 gene encoding bromodomain-containing protein 8 — protein MAAGTGKHKLLSAGPTEPWSIREKLCLASSVMRSGDQNWVSVSRAIKPFAEPGRPPDWFSQKHCASQYSELLETTETPKRKRGEKGEVVETVEDVIVRKLTAERVEELKKMIKETQEKYRQLKKDAELIQAGHMDNRLEELCNEIMIKKKMEEEEAEVKRKATDAAYQARQAIKNPPRRLTGVMVRSPAGSTSPGGDYALGDLTQPAVDEASPGVTPGTLPSTPVASFIGIPDTPPGSAPLDAPMTPVTDDSPQKKMLGQKATPPPSPLLSELLKKGSLLPTSPRLVGENEMAVASGHMNSSGVLLEVGSVLPVLHSGEMQSAPGAVPASPAASGAPTLSRLLEAGPAQFTSPLASFSAVASEPPAKLLPPPVESVSQATIVMMPTLSAPSVVPPAATPESVATVSQPEACVSMEAVSDSHTVTVSMDSSEISMIIDSIKKECLGSAAGSTAGPSKDHCVDGKEDLDLAEKMDIAVSYTGEELDFDTVGNIIAIIEDKVDHPEVLDAAVVEALSSFCEDTDDPQALPGPWEHPIHQEHEKQAQIPQVSVTVKQERLECEEPETKGIRDLMGIGELGSEIKTEPAEQEQNQLGPEEPIPATARATETPELRSQEIEEDQRASVTAGESSETEIESAKGEDPVSNTVKTETPPDDDSSPPQVPNVSEDSSQADVQHKFELSESMKEEAQALFRSQMKDGQGEEDDEDGASEAASLEEPKEEDQGEGYLSEMDNEPPVSESDDGFSVHNAPLQSHTLADSIPSSPASSQFSVCSEDQEAIQAQKIWKKAIMLVWRAAANHRYANVFLQPVTDDIAPGYHSIVQRPMDLSTIKKNIENGLIRTTAEFQRDIMLMFQNAVMYNSSDHDVYHMAVEMQRDVLEQIQQFLATQLIMQTSESGISAKSLRGRDSTRKQDASEKDSVPMGSPAFLLSLFMGHAWVCWGSETESLSESEKNSDFQSLLSWDSSLDLEVGSWRNTKETAIEELEESSQEEDCKQEFSESPWEDDSEDCQKVETQCEQDSLLQFLSEVTHLMEPLCISSTDSAQSPWDFCGSGKQDDGEDASCQEKTMGSAVSEVEESQLQILAEEDKKEHFPKREDKAQEAPGEEAAGELCPQEKISQPLHQDDRDSTSASSPLGSVSPASTQLMQLSWDNPLQRLLFKRTLLSIWKMIASHRYSGPFLKAVSDKQAPGYKDVVKRPMDLTSIKRNLSKGHIHTSAQFQRDLMLMFQNAVMYNSSTHHVHHMAVEMQQEVLEQLQMLGEALLCSGDRLGWGRRLMG, from the exons ATGGCGGCGGGGACGGGCA AGCACAAGCTGCTGAGCGCCGGCCCCACAGAGCCCTGGTCCATCCGCGAGAAGCTCTGCCTGGCCTCGTCCGTCATGCGGAGCGGGGACCAGAACTG GGTCTCAGTCAGCAGAGCTATCAAACCTTTTGCAGAGCCAGGCCGCCCACCTGACTGGTTTTCTCAAAAG CACTGTGCCTCCCAGTATTCAGAGCTCTTGGAGACTACGGAGACCCCTAA GAGAAAACGTGGTGAAAAGGGAGAGGTTGTTGAAACTGTGGAAGATGTTATTGTGCGAAAGCTGACTGCAGAACGAGttgaagaattgaagaaaatgatTAAAGAGACGCAGGAGAAATACAG GCAACTCAAGAAGGATGCAGAGCTGATCCAGGCTGGACACATGGATAATAGACTGGAGGAGCTGTGCAATGAGATTATGAT aaagaaaaaaatggaggaggaggaggcagaagtGAAGAGGAAGGCTACAGACGCTGCTTATCAGG ctcGTCAAGCCATTAAGAATCCGCCACGACGATTAACGGGTGTGATGGTTCGCTCCCCTGCAGGTTCAACCTCCCCAGGGGGGGACTATGCTCTGGGAGATCTGACTCAGCCTGCTGTAGACGAGGCCAGCCCTGGG gTCACTCCAGGGACATTGCCCAGCACCCCAGTTGCCTCCTTCATTGGAATCCCTGACACCCCTCCAGGCTCTGCTCCCCTGGATGCCCCCATGACCCCAGTCACTGATGATTCACCCCAGAAAAAGATGCTAGGACAAAAAGCAACTCcgcctccttcccctctgctctcaGAGCTGCTGAAGAAGGGCAGTCTCCTGCCCACAAGCCCCAGGCTG GTTGGTGAAAACGAAATGGCAGTGGCTTctggtcacatgaacagctcaGGAGTCCTGCTGGAGGTAGGAAGCGTCCTTCCAGTGCTGCACAGTGGGGAAATGCAGTCGGCACCTGGTGCTGTCCCTGCATCTCCTGCTGCTTCAG GTGCTCCTACGCTTTCCCGGCTTTTAGAAGCTGGTCCTGCACAGTTCACCTCACCTCTTGCTTCCTTCTCCGCTGTTGCCAGCGAACCTCCAGCTAAGCTCCTACCACCCCCAGTAGAGTCTGTGTCCCAGGCAACCATTGTCATGATGCCCACGCTGTCAGCACCATCCGTTGTGCCACCAGCTGCAACTCCAGAAAGTGTAGCAACAG TGAGCCAGCCAGAAGCCTGTGTTTCCATGGAGGCAGTGTCCGATTCCCATACAGTGACAGTGTCCATGGACAGCAGTGAAATATCCATGATCATTGATTCCATCAAGAAAGAATGCCTGGGTTCTGCAGctggcagcactgcagggccttcCAAAGATCACTGCGTGGATGGGAAAGAAGACCTGGATTTAGCTGAGAAGATGGATATTGCAGTGTCCTATACCGGGGAAGAGCTGGACTTTGACACTGTTGGAAACATTATAGCCATCATTGAGGACAAG GTAGACCATCCTGAAGTCCTGGATGCGGCAGTTGTTGAAGCTCTGTCTTCTTTTTGTGAAGATACTGATGATCCTCAGGCCCTACCTGGCCCATGGGAACACCCAATTCATCAGGAGCATGAGAAACAGGCCCAGATACCCCAAGTGTCTGTGACTGTGAAGCAGGAAAGACTGGAATGTGAGGAGCCAGAAACAAAGGGAATTCGAGACCTAATGGGCATTGGAGAGCTGGGATCAGAAATAAAGACAGAACCTGCAGAGCAGGAGCAGAATCAGCTGGGCCCTGAGGAACCCATACCAGCAACTGCAAGAGCAACAGAAACACCAGAGCTTAGGAGTCAAGAGATAGAAGAGGATCAAAGAGCATCTGTGACAGCAGGAGAGAGTTCTGAAACTGAGATAGAGTCAGCCAAGGGAGAAGACCCAGTGTCCaatacagtgaagacagag ACCCCACCTGATGATGATTCATCCCCTCCACAAGTCCCAAATGTGAGTGAAGACTCCTCACAGGCTGATGTTCAGCACAAATTTGAGCTGTCAG aGTCAATGAAGGAAGAGGCCCAAGCCCTGTTTAGGAGTCAGATGAAG GATGGGCAGGGTGAAGAGGATGATGAGGATGGCGCCAGTGAGGCTGCCAGTTTGGAGGAACCCAAAGAAGAAGATCAGGGTGAGGGATATCTATCAGAGATGGATAACGAACCCCCTGTGAGTGAGAGCGATGATGGCTTCAGTGTCCATAATGCACCATTACAGTCTCACACGCTAGCTGACTCCATCCCCAGCAGCCCTGCCTCCTCGCAGTT CTCTGTGTGCAGTGAGGACCAGGAAGCAATACAGGCCCAGAAGATCTGGAAGAAAGCCATCATGCTAGTTTGGAGAGCAGCAGCTAATCACAG GTATGCCAATGTCTTCCTACAGCCTGTGACTGACGATATAGCACCAGGCTACCACAGTATTGTGCAGAG GCCAATGGATTTATCTACCATTAAGAAGAACATTGAGAATGGGCTGATACGAACCACAGCTGAGTTCCAGCGTGATATTATGCTGATGTTTCAAAATGCAGTTATGTACAACAGCTCTGACCATGATGTGTACCACATGGCTGTGGAGATGCAGCGAGATGTCCTGGAGCAAATCCAG CAATTTCTGGCCACACAACTGATCATGCAAACGTCGGAGTCAGGGATCAGTGCAAAGAGCCTGCGTGGGCGAGACTCCACTCGCAAACAAGATGCTTCAGAAAAG GACAGTGTCCCAATGGgctctcctgccttccttctctctctcttt ATGGGCCATGCCTGGGTGTGTTGGGGGTCCGAGACAGAGTCTCTCAGCGAGTCTGAGAAGAACAGTGACTTCCAGTCTCTTCTCAGCTGGGATTCAAGCTTGGATCTAGAAGTGGGGAGCTGGAGGAATACCAAAGAGACAGCCATAGAGGAGCTAGAGGAGAGCAGCCAAGAGGAAGACTGCAAGCAGGAGTTCAGTGAGTCTCCCTGGGAGGATGACAGTGAAGACTGCCAAAAGGTGGAGACACAGTGTGAACAGGACAGCCTTCTCCAGTTCCTCTCAGAG GTAACCCACTTAATGGAACCTCTCTGCATTAGCAGCACAGATTCAGCACAGAGTCCCTGGGACTTTTGTGGCTCTGGGAAACAGGATGATGGGGAAGATGCAAGCTGCCAAGAAAAGACCATGGGGTCAGCAGTCTCAGAAGTGGAAGAAAGTcagctgcagatcctggcagaaGAAGATAAGAAAGAGCATTTCCCAAAAAGAGAG GACAAGGCTCAAGAGGCACCTGGGGAAGAAGCTGCAGGTGAGCTGTGTCCACAAGAGAAGATTAGTCAGCCCCTGCATCAAGATGATAGAGATAGCACCTCTGCATCCTCCCCATTGGGGTCTGTGAGTCCTGCCTCCACACAGCT AATGCAGCTGAGCTGGGATAACCCCCTGCAACGTTTGCTCTTCAAGAGGACTCTCTTGTCCATCTGGAAGATGATAGCCAGTCACAG ATACAGCGGCCCGTTCCTGAAGGCAGTGTCAGACAAACAAGCCCCTGGATACAAGGACGTGGTGAAGAG ACCCATGGATTTAACCAGCATAAAGAGAAACTTGTCGAAGGGCCACATTCACACCAGTGCCCAGTTCCAGCGTGACCTCATGCTCATGTTCCAGAATGCAGTGATGTACAACAGCTCGACCCACCACGTACACCACATGGCTGTGGAAATGCAGCAAGAGGTCTTGGAGCAGCTGCAGATGCTGGGCGAAGCCCTCCTGTGCTCCGGGGacaggctgggctgggggagaag GTTGATGGGATAG